In one window of Haloimpatiens sp. FM7315 DNA:
- a CDS encoding putative bifunctional diguanylate cyclase/phosphodiesterase, producing MWRDIIDLGRWQGEIWDRRKGNEVYLKFLTIISVKDDYGAQSGYVGIFEDLTDLKYKEESIDKLQNYDILTALPKISLMKKLISEAIEKNLTKCNLKMYLISLSIDNYNDIKDSLGLRKMDDLIMEAVKRLEKSMDKKIVLSRTDKDEFMIFISNFKESELKKFINNVLNNINRPVIIDKESVYLKVTMGICTFFKGERDLNSIIEKANMARTYALQEQCSYIFYKEGLREKFIRKIKMDNALRNVLKNKEIYLNYQPQVDLKTNKIIGAEALLRWKSYEFGRVSPENFIPIAEKNGAIIPIGQWVLEEALKKANAWKKQYFENFCIAVNISPIQFKNTNMFETIKKALEKYDLSGESLEIEITEGVLIDNIKDIKIQLGKIKKLGVKIAMDDFGTGYSSLSYLRKFNFDKVKIDREFVKDYPEGEDGTIAKIIINLSQSLGLKVIAEGVETEEQIKFLRNNFCDQIQGYYYSPPLSDWEFEKLLRKNIMEEI from the coding sequence ATGTGGAGAGATATAATAGATTTAGGAAGATGGCAAGGTGAGATATGGGATAGAAGAAAGGGAAATGAGGTATATTTAAAATTCTTAACTATAATTTCTGTAAAAGATGATTATGGAGCTCAGAGTGGTTACGTTGGAATTTTTGAGGACTTAACTGATTTAAAATATAAGGAAGAAAGTATTGATAAACTTCAAAATTATGACATTTTAACGGCATTACCAAAGATATCTTTAATGAAAAAACTAATTAGTGAAGCTATAGAAAAAAATCTAACAAAATGCAACTTAAAAATGTATTTGATATCATTATCTATAGATAATTATAATGACATTAAAGATAGTCTAGGTCTTAGAAAAATGGATGATTTAATTATGGAAGCTGTAAAAAGATTAGAAAAAAGCATGGACAAGAAAATTGTATTGTCTAGAACGGATAAAGATGAGTTTATGATTTTTATTAGTAATTTTAAGGAAAGTGAATTGAAAAAATTTATTAATAATGTACTAAATAATATTAATAGGCCGGTCATAATAGACAAAGAATCTGTTTATCTTAAGGTAACTATGGGAATTTGTACTTTTTTTAAAGGAGAGAGAGATTTAAATTCAATAATAGAAAAAGCTAATATGGCTAGAACTTATGCATTGCAAGAGCAATGCAGCTATATATTTTATAAAGAGGGATTAAGAGAAAAGTTCATAAGAAAAATAAAAATGGATAATGCACTTAGAAATGTTTTGAAAAATAAAGAAATCTATTTGAACTATCAACCTCAAGTGGATTTAAAAACTAATAAGATAATTGGAGCTGAAGCTTTATTAAGGTGGAAAAGCTATGAGTTTGGACGGGTGTCACCAGAGAATTTTATACCTATTGCAGAAAAGAATGGAGCAATAATACCCATAGGACAATGGGTTTTAGAGGAAGCCTTAAAAAAAGCAAATGCGTGGAAAAAACAGTATTTTGAAAACTTTTGTATAGCAGTTAATATATCACCTATACAATTTAAAAATACTAATATGTTTGAAACTATAAAAAAAGCATTAGAAAAGTATGATTTATCAGGAGAAAGTTTAGAGATAGAAATAACAGAAGGAGTGTTAATTGATAATATAAAAGATATTAAAATACAACTGGGAAAAATAAAAAAACTTGGAGTAAAGATAGCTATGGATGATTTCGGAACAGGTTATTCTTCGCTAAGTTATTTGAGAAAATTTAATTTTGATAAGGTAAAAATAGACAGAGAATTTGTCAAGGATTATCCTGAGGGAGAAGATGGAACTATAGCAAAAATTATTATAAATTTATCACAAAGTTTAGGATTAAAGGTAATTGCAGAGGGCGTTGAAACTGAAGAACAAATTAAGTTTTTAAGAAATAATTTTTGTGATCAAATTCAAGGATATTATTATAGTCCTCCTCTTAGTGATTGGGAGTTTGAAAAGTTATTAAGAAAAAATATAATGGAAGAAATATAA
- a CDS encoding L-threonine 3-dehydrogenase: MKKILVTGCLGQIGSELTMKLRNTYGNDNVVATDIRKLEGNEVIESGPFEILDVNDGKKMGEIAKKYNVDSVIHLAALLSAVAEAKPVLAWNINMGGLFNALEVARELNCSFFTPSSIGAFGPSTPKDKTPQDTIQRPQTMYGVTKVSGELLCDYYHKRFGVDTRGVRFPGLISYKTLPGGGTTDYAVDIYYKALQDKKYASFIDKGTYMDMMYIPDALDAIVNLMEADSKKLKHRNAFNITAMSFAPEHVAAEIKKHIKEFEMTYEVDPIRQAIANSWPNSIDDTAAREEWGFSPKYDLASMTTDMLDKLRVKLNIK; encoded by the coding sequence ATGAAAAAAATACTAGTTACAGGATGCTTAGGCCAAATAGGTTCAGAGCTTACAATGAAATTAAGAAATACCTATGGAAACGATAATGTTGTAGCTACAGATATAAGAAAACTTGAAGGTAATGAAGTAATAGAATCAGGTCCTTTTGAGATATTAGATGTAAATGACGGAAAGAAAATGGGAGAAATAGCAAAAAAATATAATGTTGATTCAGTAATTCATTTGGCAGCATTATTATCAGCAGTAGCTGAAGCAAAACCAGTGCTTGCATGGAATATAAATATGGGTGGCTTATTTAATGCTCTTGAAGTTGCAAGAGAATTAAATTGTTCATTCTTTACTCCAAGTTCAATTGGTGCCTTTGGACCATCTACTCCTAAAGATAAGACACCTCAAGACACTATCCAAAGACCTCAGACTATGTATGGGGTAACAAAGGTTTCAGGAGAACTTTTATGTGACTATTATCATAAAAGATTTGGAGTTGATACAAGAGGAGTGCGTTTTCCAGGACTTATATCCTACAAAACACTTCCAGGTGGAGGAACTACAGATTATGCAGTAGACATATACTATAAGGCTCTACAAGATAAGAAGTATGCTTCATTTATAGATAAGGGAACTTACATGGATATGATGTATATACCAGATGCTCTTGATGCAATAGTTAATTTAATGGAAGCAGATTCTAAAAAATTGAAGCATAGAAATGCCTTTAATATAACAGCTATGAGCTTTGCTCCAGAACATGTAGCTGCAGAGATTAAAAAGCATATTAAGGAATTTGAAATGACTTATGAAGTAGATCCTATTAGACAAGCCATAGCTAATTCTTGGCCTAATTCTATAGATGATACAGCAGCTCGTGAAGAATGGGGATTTAGCCCAAAATATGATTTAGCTTCAATGACTACAGATATGTTAGATAAATTAAGAGTTAAATTAAATATAAAATAA
- a CDS encoding glycine C-acetyltransferase, whose amino-acid sequence MGSECLNKFLKEGLEDLRSKGLYNEIESLESPNGALIKINGKELVNLSSNNYLGFATNKRMMDAAKKAVDKYGVGAGAVRTINGTLDIHDELEKKIAELKGAEAAIAFQSGFNCNAGAIQAIMDKHDAILSDELNHASIIDGCRLSRAKIIRVNHSDMEDLRHKAKEAKESGLYNKIMVITDGVFSMDGDIAKLPEIVKIAEEFDLITYVDDAHGEGVLGKGKGIVSHFGLEGKVDLEIGTLSKALGVVGGCVTGTKDLIDWLKVRARPFLFSTSLTPGATAAIIEAINILMESSEAVDKVWDNGDYLKKGLKKLGFNIGNSETPITPCIIGDEKVAQKFSARLREEGVYAKSIVYPTVPLGTARVRNMPTAEHTKEMLDKAIVVYEKVGKELGVIK is encoded by the coding sequence ATGGGTAGTGAATGTTTAAATAAGTTTTTAAAAGAGGGATTAGAGGATTTAAGAAGTAAGGGACTTTATAATGAGATAGAATCTTTAGAAAGTCCTAATGGTGCATTAATAAAAATAAATGGTAAAGAACTTGTAAATTTGTCTTCTAACAATTACTTAGGATTTGCAACTAACAAGAGAATGATGGATGCTGCAAAAAAAGCAGTAGACAAATATGGTGTTGGAGCAGGTGCAGTTAGAACAATAAATGGTACTTTAGATATACATGATGAGCTTGAGAAGAAAATTGCAGAACTTAAAGGTGCAGAAGCAGCTATTGCTTTCCAATCTGGTTTTAACTGTAATGCAGGAGCAATACAAGCTATTATGGATAAGCATGATGCTATATTGTCAGATGAGTTAAACCACGCATCTATTATTGATGGATGTAGACTTTCAAGGGCTAAAATTATAAGAGTAAATCATTCAGATATGGAAGATTTAAGACATAAAGCTAAAGAAGCTAAAGAAAGTGGATTGTATAATAAAATAATGGTTATAACAGATGGAGTTTTCTCTATGGATGGAGATATTGCAAAGCTTCCAGAAATAGTTAAAATTGCTGAAGAATTTGACCTTATAACTTATGTTGACGATGCTCACGGTGAGGGAGTATTGGGAAAAGGAAAAGGTATTGTTAGTCATTTTGGACTTGAAGGAAAAGTAGATTTAGAAATAGGAACTTTATCAAAAGCCTTAGGTGTTGTAGGTGGATGTGTAACTGGAACTAAGGATTTAATTGATTGGTTAAAAGTAAGAGCAAGACCATTTTTATTCTCAACATCATTAACTCCAGGAGCTACAGCTGCTATAATTGAAGCTATTAACATTTTAATGGAAAGTTCAGAAGCAGTTGATAAAGTTTGGGATAATGGAGACTATTTAAAGAAGGGTTTAAAGAAACTAGGATTCAACATAGGAAATAGCGAAACTCCTATAACTCCATGTATAATTGGAGATGAGAAAGTAGCTCAAAAATTCAGTGCTAGGTTAAGAGAAGAAGGAGTTTATGCTAAATCTATAGTTTATCCAACTGTACCTCTTGGAACTGCAAGAGTTAGAAATATGCCAACTGCTGAACATACAAAAGAAATGCTTGACAAAGCCATAGTTGTATATGAAAAAGTTGGAAAAGAACTTGGGGTTATTAAATAA
- a CDS encoding SEC-C metal-binding domain-containing protein, whose product MKSEINVQYRKSKKMSTQNQFTYQLKDFLYNMTKDELNEIRKILKIKGISKLKKDDLIDYLEKFILNDLEGIIKKQLNEKEVLFLSKLIENQGALDYHEEFSCYIEKFEKLGLAFLSTVEDGQKVIVMPYNIRECIGKISFLSKVKNTNDYKNQWIEIIKVLLYYYGVIYAEDAHRITEKLYGKSIGFYDYLESVIKIKNEIYNYDKQNKIVYLKEVINPLYIYKEQNSRIIDYFPVTKDMVEQFENQELTDIEREFLDILINTYGVLPKEAENILKLYINRIKNGYTLEQSMKNIFTLIKFKENKDMKEFLGNLVYVYNNTNMWALKGYTPEKLAKACEKKKSSIVNRNKIGRNEPCPCGSGKKYKNCCGK is encoded by the coding sequence ATGAAAAGCGAAATAAATGTGCAGTATAGAAAATCTAAAAAAATGTCTACACAAAACCAATTTACTTACCAACTAAAAGATTTTTTATATAACATGACAAAAGATGAGTTAAATGAAATAAGAAAAATTCTTAAAATAAAAGGTATAAGTAAATTGAAAAAAGATGACCTTATTGATTATTTAGAGAAATTTATCTTAAATGATTTGGAAGGTATTATTAAAAAACAACTAAATGAAAAAGAAGTATTATTTTTGTCAAAGCTTATAGAAAATCAAGGCGCTTTGGATTATCATGAAGAATTTTCATGTTATATTGAAAAGTTTGAAAAGTTGGGACTAGCTTTTCTAAGCACAGTAGAGGATGGACAAAAGGTAATTGTTATGCCATATAACATTAGAGAATGTATAGGAAAAATATCATTTTTGAGTAAAGTAAAAAACACAAACGATTATAAAAATCAGTGGATAGAAATAATTAAAGTATTATTATATTATTATGGTGTTATTTATGCTGAGGATGCTCATAGAATAACCGAAAAACTTTATGGTAAGAGCATAGGCTTTTATGATTATTTAGAGTCTGTAATCAAAATCAAAAATGAAATCTATAACTATGATAAGCAAAATAAAATAGTTTATCTTAAGGAAGTTATAAATCCTCTATACATATATAAAGAGCAAAATTCTAGAATAATAGATTATTTTCCTGTAACTAAAGATATGGTTGAACAATTTGAAAACCAAGAACTAACGGACATTGAAAGAGAATTCTTAGATATTCTTATCAATACTTATGGTGTATTACCTAAAGAAGCTGAAAATATATTGAAATTATACATAAATAGAATAAAAAATGGATACACTCTAGAGCAATCTATGAAAAATATATTTACACTTATTAAATTTAAAGAGAATAAAGATATGAAAGAATTTTTAGGAAATTTAGTATATGTTTATAATAATACTAATATGTGGGCTTTAAAAGGTTATACTCCAGAAAAATTGGCAAAAGCATGTGAAAAGAAAAAGTCATCAATAGTTAATAGAAACAAAATTGGTAGAAATGAACCTTGCCCTTGTGGTAGCGGAAAAAAATATAAAAATTGTTGTGGAAAGTGA
- a CDS encoding ACT domain-containing protein, producing MKSKYFVVDASVLPEVFEKVIELKELLYRNKVKDISEGVKVVGISRSTYYKYKDCVFSLSESVKGQKVTLGLLIEHQKGALSVILDEIAKHDGNILTINQDIPINNAANVTITFNVTNMDIELNCLVEKLSGLKNVIKVDLIAME from the coding sequence TTGAAAAGCAAATATTTTGTAGTTGATGCTAGTGTTCTTCCAGAAGTTTTTGAAAAGGTAATAGAACTTAAGGAGTTATTATATAGAAATAAGGTAAAAGACATATCAGAAGGCGTTAAAGTTGTAGGCATAAGCAGAAGTACCTACTACAAATATAAAGACTGTGTTTTTTCCCTATCTGAAAGTGTAAAAGGACAGAAGGTTACATTAGGTCTTCTTATTGAACATCAAAAAGGAGCACTTTCTGTAATTCTTGATGAAATAGCAAAACATGATGGTAATATTTTAACCATAAATCAAGATATACCTATAAACAATGCTGCTAATGTTACAATAACCTTTAATGTAACGAATATGGATATAGAATTAAATTGCCTTGTGGAAAAATTAAGTGGCTTAAAAAATGTAATAAAAGTAGATTTAATAGCTATGGAATAA
- a CDS encoding cache domain-containing protein: MNKVKIKIRVLLKYFFIIFIPLCLALIVSVGTIFRLELINKEKAIKENQKYYTKLLKEDIEAEVKSISYDINLIKESNEFESYVSNPENTNLEKLKSMFQNVLKNKLIYKEISLVSNKGKEIYRLDRINEGKFIDYEEKPYSSKDNSFKDKYNFKTDEFTVYIFGEKTNKGYMDISFETPVFDKKSNSIGFLRLKLDYKNIMDKMKNNFNYLNNCNFTLLKGENVYINLSKNNILMNSKDFLHKLELVNNDYIESSKGVYYFETFLPKSGVKTDDYWKLVSYCSLDNLSIFKDYSFISLIITSLLFLFLY; the protein is encoded by the coding sequence TAGTATCTGTAGGTACTATCTTTAGGCTGGAATTAATAAATAAGGAAAAGGCTATAAAAGAAAACCAAAAGTATTATACAAAGCTTTTAAAAGAAGATATAGAGGCAGAGGTTAAGTCGATTAGTTACGATATCAATCTTATAAAAGAGTCAAATGAATTTGAGAGTTATGTAAGTAATCCTGAAAACACAAATCTAGAGAAATTGAAGTCTATGTTTCAAAATGTTCTTAAAAATAAATTAATTTATAAGGAAATAAGCCTTGTGTCAAATAAGGGGAAAGAGATATACAGGCTAGATAGAATAAATGAAGGTAAGTTTATAGATTATGAAGAAAAACCATATTCTTCGAAAGATAATAGTTTTAAAGATAAATATAATTTTAAAACTGACGAGTTTACCGTATATATTTTTGGTGAAAAAACCAATAAAGGATACATGGATATCAGTTTTGAAACACCTGTTTTTGATAAAAAAAGCAATAGTATAGGTTTTTTGCGTCTTAAATTAGATTATAAAAATATAATGGATAAAATGAAAAATAACTTTAACTATTTGAATAATTGCAATTTTACCTTGTTAAAAGGTGAAAATGTTTATATTAATTTGTCGAAAAATAATATATTAATGAATAGCAAAGATTTTTTACACAAGTTAGAATTAGTAAATAACGATTATATAGAAAGTAGCAAAGGTGTATATTATTTTGAAACTTTTTTACCTAAGAGTGGTGTGAAAACAGATGATTATTGGAAACTGGTGTCTTATTGTTCTTTAGATAATCTTAGTATATTTAAAGATTATAGTTTTATAAGTCTTATAATTACTTCTTTACTATTTTTGTTTTTATACTAA
- a CDS encoding LacI family DNA-binding transcriptional regulator translates to MAVTIKDIAIKSGVSLATVSRVLNDSGYVKDETREKIVQAIEELNYTPSAIARSLSRKQTNVIGVIVPDINNPHFGELIKGITKVADNANLNMILCDTDESGEKEIKALKLLQEQRIEGIIISPTSNENDSSREYLDTLKNLGIPIVLLDGDVKNSNFSGVFLDNIKGSYEGVNVLINEGHKKIAIITGRINSKPAKDRLEGYKKALQKNKIEVKDEYIFYGDYREDSGYELTKKIIKLKDKPTAIFLSNNMMTLGCIRALNEAKIKIPRDISIMAFDKLQILMSLGMNISFISAPTLEMGKSAMKLLLESLKSKNKAQVKRIVLSPELLLNGSEKLV, encoded by the coding sequence ATGGCTGTTACGATAAAAGATATAGCAATAAAATCAGGTGTGTCTTTAGCTACAGTATCTAGAGTGCTAAATGATTCTGGTTATGTAAAGGATGAAACTAGGGAAAAAATAGTACAAGCTATAGAAGAATTGAACTACACTCCTAGTGCCATAGCGAGAAGTTTAAGTAGAAAGCAAACTAATGTTATTGGGGTAATAGTGCCAGATATAAATAACCCCCATTTTGGAGAACTAATAAAGGGTATAACTAAAGTTGCTGATAATGCAAATTTAAATATGATATTATGTGACACAGATGAAAGTGGCGAAAAAGAAATAAAGGCTTTAAAGCTTTTACAAGAGCAAAGAATTGAAGGAATAATAATATCACCTACATCTAATGAAAATGATTCCAGTAGGGAATATTTAGATACTTTAAAAAACCTAGGAATACCCATAGTTTTGTTAGATGGAGATGTTAAAAACTCTAATTTCAGTGGAGTTTTTTTAGATAATATAAAAGGATCTTATGAAGGTGTTAATGTTTTAATTAATGAAGGCCATAAAAAGATAGCTATAATTACAGGAAGAATTAATTCAAAACCTGCTAAAGATAGACTTGAAGGTTATAAAAAAGCCTTACAGAAAAACAAGATTGAAGTAAAAGATGAATATATATTCTATGGTGATTATAGAGAAGATAGTGGATATGAGTTAACTAAAAAAATAATAAAATTAAAAGATAAACCAACAGCTATATTTTTAAGCAATAACATGATGACTTTAGGATGCATAAGGGCGCTAAATGAGGCAAAAATAAAAATACCAAGGGATATTTCTATAATGGCTTTTGATAAGCTTCAAATTTTAATGTCATTAGGTATGAATATAAGTTTTATTTCTGCACCAACTTTAGAAATGGGAAAATCAGCTATGAAATTGCTATTGGAATCTTTAAAAAGCAAAAACAAAGCCCAGGTTAAAAGAATAGTATTATCACCAGAGCTTCTTTTAAATGGATCAGAGAAATTGGTATAA
- a CDS encoding PAS domain S-box protein, whose translation MYVSIFENSKEGMVVTDKNTKILYVNKSFSKITNYSEKEVIGKKTSFLNQESIIKNFMRICGEI comes from the coding sequence ATATATGTAAGTATATTTGAAAATTCAAAAGAAGGAATGGTAGTAACAGATAAAAATACAAAAATATTATATGTAAATAAATCTTTTTCAAAAATAACAAATTACAGTGAAAAAGAAGTAATTGGTAAAAAGACTTCTTTTTTAAATCAGGAAAGCATAATAAAAAATTTTATGAGGATATGTGGAGAGATATAA
- the deoC gene encoding deoxyribose-phosphate aldolase, with translation MKIQSYIDHTVLKPETTEKDVIKVCEEAKKYSFASVCVNPYYASLVNKELKGSDVKTCVVIGFPLGANTKEVKAFETTKAIEDGAQEVDMVINIGALKDEKQDVVLDDIKAVVEAAKGKALVKVIIETCLLTEEEKVRACEISKEAGADFVKTSTGFSTGGATKEDVALMRKVVGDKLGVKASGGIRDYKKTVDMINAGASRIGASAGIKIVEQAKGDDLTATEGKGLY, from the coding sequence ATGAAAATTCAAAGTTATATTGATCACACAGTTTTAAAGCCAGAAACTACAGAAAAAGATGTTATAAAAGTATGTGAAGAAGCAAAAAAATATAGTTTTGCCTCTGTTTGTGTTAATCCATACTATGCAAGTCTAGTTAATAAAGAACTAAAAGGTTCAGATGTAAAAACTTGTGTTGTAATAGGATTCCCACTAGGGGCTAACACAAAAGAAGTAAAAGCTTTTGAAACAACTAAAGCCATAGAAGATGGAGCACAAGAAGTAGATATGGTTATAAATATAGGTGCTTTAAAAGATGAAAAACAGGATGTTGTTTTAGATGATATTAAGGCAGTTGTAGAAGCTGCAAAAGGTAAAGCTCTTGTTAAGGTTATAATAGAGACTTGTCTTTTAACTGAAGAGGAAAAAGTTAGAGCCTGTGAGATTTCAAAAGAAGCAGGGGCTGATTTTGTAAAGACATCTACAGGTTTTTCTACAGGTGGAGCTACAAAAGAAGATGTTGCTTTAATGAGAAAAGTTGTTGGAGATAAATTAGGAGTAAAAGCATCAGGTGGAATAAGAGACTACAAAAAAACTGTGGATATGATAAACGCTGGAGCTAGTAGAATAGGTGCAAGTGCTGGAATTAAAATAGTAGAACAAGCAAAAGGTGATGACTTAACAGCGACTGAAGGAAAAGGACTATATTAG
- a CDS encoding uracil-xanthine permease family protein: MSENIVTSEVNSKSSLVEYSMKVILALQHLIAMFGATVLVPILTGFDPSIALVSAGVGTLTFHMVTKRKVPVFLGSSFAFIPVILSVKKMYNGDLTYVQGGIIVAGLIYVIVSLFVKKIGIKRIEKYLPAQVIGPMIMVIGLNLIPTAYSMASGNLKIAVITLGIALVINFAAKGFIKQLAILIAVTSGYLISLKMGIVDTKLITEAPLMAMPGFTLPKFSVPAIASIAPVVLAVFMEHVGDVTTNGQVVGKDFIKDPGLNRTLLGDGLATMIAGFIGGPANTTYGENTGVLALTKNYNPAILRLTAVFAILLGFISKIGGVLKSIPVPVMGGISLMLFSMIALIGVKTIKNSKVEFNVKNIIIMITILVLGFGSGIIEKHLGITLGIPITETVKITGLSFAAIVGVLLNIVLNGRVKQA, translated from the coding sequence ATGTCAGAAAATATTGTAACATCAGAGGTTAATTCAAAATCATCTTTAGTAGAGTATTCAATGAAAGTAATTTTAGCACTTCAACATCTAATAGCTATGTTTGGGGCAACAGTTTTAGTGCCTATCTTAACAGGGTTTGATCCATCAATAGCACTTGTATCTGCTGGAGTTGGAACTCTTACATTTCATATGGTTACTAAAAGAAAAGTACCAGTTTTTTTAGGCTCATCTTTCGCTTTTATACCAGTAATTCTGTCAGTTAAAAAAATGTATAACGGTGACTTAACTTATGTTCAAGGCGGAATAATAGTAGCAGGACTTATATATGTAATTGTATCTTTATTTGTAAAGAAAATTGGTATTAAAAGAATAGAAAAATATTTACCAGCACAAGTAATAGGACCTATGATAATGGTAATAGGCTTAAATTTAATACCAACTGCTTATAGTATGGCTTCAGGAAATTTGAAAATTGCAGTAATAACTCTTGGTATAGCACTTGTAATTAATTTTGCAGCAAAGGGATTTATTAAACAACTTGCAATATTAATAGCGGTAACTTCAGGATATTTAATATCACTTAAAATGGGAATTGTAGACACTAAGTTAATAACCGAGGCACCTTTAATGGCTATGCCAGGTTTTACTTTGCCTAAATTTTCAGTGCCAGCTATAGCAAGTATTGCACCGGTTGTTTTAGCGGTTTTTATGGAACATGTAGGGGATGTAACTACTAATGGTCAAGTTGTAGGTAAAGATTTTATAAAAGACCCAGGTCTTAATAGGACTCTTCTAGGTGATGGTCTTGCTACTATGATAGCAGGATTTATTGGAGGACCTGCTAATACTACTTATGGAGAAAATACTGGAGTTTTAGCTTTAACTAAAAATTATAATCCTGCAATACTAAGGTTGACTGCGGTATTTGCAATCCTTTTAGGATTTATAAGTAAAATAGGAGGAGTATTAAAAAGCATACCTGTGCCAGTTATGGGAGGAATAAGTTTGATGCTTTTTAGTATGATAGCTTTAATAGGAGTGAAAACAATAAAAAATTCAAAAGTAGAATTTAATGTGAAAAACATAATAATTATGATAACAATATTAGTATTAGGATTTGGTAGCGGGATAATAGAAAAGCATTTAGGAATTACACTTGGAATACCAATAACTGAAACTGTTAAAATTACAGGATTGAGTTTTGCAGCAATAGTAGGCGTATTGTTAAATATTGTGTTGAATGGTAGGGTAAAACAAGCGTAG
- a CDS encoding DUF1904 family protein: MGCPREYFTIELVKSQFISDGTLNLDYPFVEVHWFDRGQEIKDKVAKCITKYVRKMGHENVDVIFIAISGNDYFENGKNF, encoded by the coding sequence ATAGGTTGTCCTAGGGAGTATTTTACAATCGAGCTTGTAAAATCGCAATTTATATCAGATGGTACTTTAAATTTAGATTATCCGTTTGTAGAAGTACATTGGTTTGATAGAGGTCAAGAGATTAAAGATAAAGTTGCTAAATGTATAACTAAATACGTTAGAAAAATGGGACATGAAAATGTTGATGTTATATTTATAGCAATTTCAGGCAATGATTATTTTGAAAATGGCAAGAATTTTTAG